Within Chloroflexota bacterium, the genomic segment GGCAATATTCGAGCAACTGATTTAGATCGTGAATTTTTGGAATCGGATGTCCTTGCTCTTGCAGAAATGCCTTGAGATATTTTCGGCGCATTGTTGGCAATGGAAACACACCGCGTCGTAGCTTGCGCCGC encodes:
- a CDS encoding HEPN domain-containing protein; protein product: MHTLTSEWIAKAEADWRVASREMRVQRGASYDAVCFHCQQCAENISRHFCKSKDIRFQKFTI